From the genome of Bacteroides sp. MSB163, one region includes:
- a CDS encoding ParA family protein: MMKKEKELLVAVASQKGGVGKSVFTVLLASVLHYRKGLRVAVVDCDYPQHSIALMRERDMESVMKNDDLKVSLYRQHERIRKLAYPVIKSDPEKAVEDLRRYMDEKGETFDIVLFDLPGTLRSEGVVYTVAAMDYIFIPIKADNIVMQSSLQFTKALEEELVSRKNCNLKGTWLFWNMVDRRGRKDLYDAWNRVIDKMGLRLLSSHIPNTLRYNREAAPVCKGVFRSTLFPPDPRQEKSSGLPELVEEICRTIGLEESDTDR, translated from the coding sequence ATGATGAAAAAAGAAAAAGAGTTGTTGGTTGCCGTCGCCAGCCAGAAGGGTGGCGTGGGAAAATCCGTCTTTACGGTACTGCTGGCCAGTGTGCTGCATTACCGCAAAGGCCTGCGTGTGGCGGTTGTGGACTGTGACTACCCGCAGCACAGCATCGCCCTGATGCGTGAGAGGGACATGGAGAGTGTCATGAAAAATGACGACCTGAAGGTGAGCCTTTACCGGCAGCACGAGAGAATCCGGAAGCTTGCCTATCCGGTCATCAAAAGCGATCCGGAAAAGGCGGTGGAGGACCTGCGTCGTTATATGGACGAAAAGGGGGAAACTTTCGATATCGTGCTTTTCGACCTTCCCGGAACGCTCCGCAGCGAGGGGGTGGTCTATACTGTTGCTGCGATGGACTACATTTTCATCCCGATCAAGGCGGACAACATCGTCATGCAGAGTTCCCTGCAGTTTACCAAGGCTCTGGAAGAGGAGTTGGTCTCCAGGAAGAACTGCAACCTGAAAGGGACCTGGCTGTTCTGGAACATGGTGGACAGGCGGGGGCGGAAGGATTTGTATGACGCCTGGAACCGGGTCATCGACAAGATGGGGCTGCGGCTGCTGTCCTCACACATTCCGAACACCCTCCGCTACAACAGGGAGGCGGCCCCTGTCTGCAAGGGTGTCTTCCGCTCCACGCTGTTTCCACCCGATCCCCGTCAGGAGAAAAGCTCCGGCCTTCCTGAACTGGTGGAGGAGATATGCCGTACCATCGGCCTGGAGGAATCCGATACCGACCGGTAG
- a CDS encoding DUF3408 domain-containing protein translates to MTGKNVKDRIGPGGMDADRIREIMGEAPACPRKGRGMSGNDIMRPARKSGPMQPSVYGEEYLRGIAGVQRRSLHIPAALHRKLSILAGASRNGKVTLEGFINHLVSRHLEEYRETVEMILEESLPGRS, encoded by the coding sequence ATGACAGGAAAGAACGTAAAAGACCGGATTGGTCCCGGCGGGATGGACGCGGACCGCATCCGTGAGATCATGGGGGAAGCACCTGCCTGTCCCCGGAAGGGACGTGGAATGTCCGGTAACGACATAATGCGTCCCGCAAGGAAAAGCGGCCCCATGCAGCCGTCCGTCTATGGGGAGGAATACCTGCGTGGCATTGCGGGCGTGCAGCGCCGGTCACTGCATATTCCTGCCGCCCTGCACCGGAAACTGTCCATCCTGGCGGGAGCCTCGAGAAATGGGAAGGTCACGCTGGAGGGGTTCATCAACCACCTTGTCTCGCGGCATCTGGAAGAATACAGGGAAACGGTGGAGATGATTCTGGAAGAGTCCCTGCCCGGCCGGTCATAA
- a CDS encoding DUF3408 domain-containing protein, producing MDSEKEKNRLSDIVLERVGLTGNLLSAPVSPSPEPAVGMPGHERQVRAGKVTAPEEYKRRFLVPAPKSVEWKTAYIDGRLHRRIAMLVRAAGCGSISGFIIRLLELHMEEHREDIAALLGEVYRPWDEDGQRGGTARR from the coding sequence ATGGATTCAGAAAAGGAAAAGAACCGGCTTTCCGATATCGTTCTCGAGAGGGTCGGACTCACGGGAAACCTTCTGTCAGCTCCCGTTTCCCCATCCCCGGAACCGGCGGTGGGTATGCCGGGGCATGAAAGGCAGGTCCGTGCAGGGAAAGTGACAGCCCCGGAAGAATACAAGAGGAGGTTTCTTGTTCCCGCTCCCAAGTCTGTGGAGTGGAAGACCGCGTATATTGACGGGAGGCTGCACCGCCGGATCGCCATGCTGGTCAGGGCCGCCGGTTGCGGCAGCATCTCCGGGTTTATCATCCGGCTGCTGGAGCTCCATATGGAGGAGCACAGGGAGGATATCGCCGCCCTGCTCGGTGAGGTCTACCGTCCCTGGGATGAGGACGGACAGCGTGGAGGAACGGCCCGCCGATAA